GATTTTCACCTGGATTAGTTGGAGGCTGCGGAGTAGGTGAGAGCATATCAAACAGCTTGGTATTCTCACCAAGCTTCAAAGTAACGATCTGTTTCGTCACTTCGTTTATAAATCGCGTCTCATCGAGATTATTCGGGTCACGGTTTTGGAGGAACATTTGCACGATAGAGAGCAGATCATTGATCTTCGCATCTTTATTGATCGAGCTTCCAAACTTGATACTGAGGTTAAAATCATCCAGTTCCCGTTTTCCATATTTTCCGAGAGGGAAATCGTTACGTTCCGTGAGCTTATGGATCAGATCATCAGTAGTATGTTTGATAGCAAGATAAACGAAATTTTTAGCCCAATGGTGAAAGAGGGTATCGGATATGAGTAGTATCATATCCTCGATGCGTGGAGAGCTATTCGCATTGATGATAGAAAGCGATGCGGCAGATCGTCGATCGCTTGCACTCGTTCCGCCGCGCATGATCCCATTCACCCCGCTAGAATCTTCGAGATCTTGTTTCGTTAGAACAGCGAGATCGTTATCGAGACTTACTTCGCTAGGAGTTTGACGCTGCTGAAAATTATCGCCCGTAATTTTCCCCGAAAACTTGATCGCGCTTCCGGGGCCTTTTTTCAGATCAAAAGGATTGAGTTTGATCCCGTCTCCGACAAAATAGGTCGGGTTGATCTTCTCTTCTTGGATATCGTTTTTCTGATTGCGCTTGATATTAATCTCATCCTGTATCTCTTTGAGCATCCATACCAGCGTACCGCCATAAACGAGGATTTGATCTTTTTGCAGATCGATATCCTGATACTTGTACTCATCGATCGCATACCCGTATTGGAACGGATTGCGCTCAAACACCGTCTCACGCATCAGCTTACCGTCACAAAACGTCCTACATGACCATTTTTTACCCTTACGCTTTATAAGCTCTTCGATTTTATAGCGTTTGGAAAATTTCTCTTCCGGGTTATTTCCGAAAAAATCTTTTTTCTTTATCTTGTAAAATTTGCGATCGATCTTATCCATGATCGTATTACCGCTCTCGTAAAAACGATATGCCAGGTATTGAACATCATCGATATCGGTAGCCTCATAATCAAACGCGATATCTTTGATGAAAATATCCTGAGTACGGATACGATCATTATCCCAATAACTTATTACAATTCCCAGCCCCATAGTGAGAGCAGACCAAAACGATCGAGCCAGCTTCTTATACGGTTTATCTTTGTCATACCAATACTTCACTACCGTAGTAGCGACATTCGCTTTGTCTTTATCACTGTCTCCGATATAGGTAATCTCGATAGGACAACCGGCAGAGAAAAATGACGTGGTAAAAATCGACTTAGTGATATTGATGATATTTCGGATTACCGGGATAAAAAGTTTAGATCGTTTTGTTTTTTTGAGTTTGTTCCACTGCTTTTCGCTGTAACGTGCATGATAATAGCGATCATTTCGCAGCCACTTTGCATGATATCTGCTCTGACGCGCAAATGCATCACCGATAAGTTTGTAATCTTGCTCTTCTGATTTTGAGAGTGCCATACGAAGCCTTAGAATAATTTTCCAAAGAGTACGACAGAGATAGGATCGGTTTTCACATTTTAAAATTTGGGTGTGAATACCATTTATACCTACTTAGAAAGAGATTTAGAAGTATTTAGCGTTCAGAGCAAAAATGCTCTAAATAGCGCAATCATCGAAGTTTAAATGATGTGAATAACTCATAAAAGTTCCGTTTACGGGAGAGAAAGTACCTTTTGCGGGAGTGTTTGGAGACGTTTACGGGAGTAAAAGTTCCGTTTACGGGAGAGAAATGCTCCATTTACGGGAAAAAAAAGGAGCCGTTTACGGGAAGATTATTCCCCTTTTTCTTCCTCTGTTTTTGTATTGAATGTAAATATTATTTTCTTAGAAGTACGATCATATTTGTACTCAAAATTTAGCAGTTCGAAGAGTTGAGGATAAGAGTTCTTGATGATCTTATTTGCCCGTTTAAAATCGCTCTCCTCCATACCTAGCAATGTGTTCATAGTATCAAGATCGACGGATATTTTTTTATTGAGCTGTTTCATAGATGATAGCCACTCATACAGCCGCTTTGCGTATTTGCTGGTAAGTCTGCGGGTTTTACGCATATCGATGATTGTAAAATTGTTTTGATGCTGTGCAATCGCCCGGCTCATGATCGGATTGATATGCACCTCAAAAGCATCTGAATCGAGATTAACCTCTTCAGCAAAATGCGATATCGCGGTAACGTGCAGATTATGAACTGTACGTCCGCTTTCATAGGTGTAGCTTTTAAATACTATCTCAGTTGTGAGCAGCCGTGAAAGTGCAGCGATCACCATTGTTTTAAAATCGTTACTTCGGATACCTAAAAACTTTTTCACATTGGAGTAGCGCAGTGTAACTACTTCATAATCGACCATATCCGGATCACGGTTCCATAGGCTTTGTTGAGAAAAATAGTAGATCGCATTAAAGAGGTCGATCTCAAACGCATCTAGGGTTATGATCTTTTGGTTCTCTTCGGATACGGACGGATCGGATGCGTCGGTCATGTGACCGCGTATTACTGGGTTATGTTTGTAGAGTTTTCCGCTCATTTTGTCTCAGGCCCAGTGTACGAATTATTATCTTTTAGTGCTTGTGTTGCTTTTGAAAGTGTGTTAATAATAAAATCGCACTGTATTTTAACTGTCATGTAATCTGCACGGATATCGAAGTCATTATGTGTTAATGCGCTTCCAATTTTTTCTCTAAAAGCGTTTATACTATCTAGTGCATTTTCGAAGATCACATTAGCTCGGTTAACGCCATTAAAATCTCTATTTGCAATTAATGAGGAGATATAAGCTGTAGTTTCTTTTGAAAACATGTTGCATTTTTTCAGTGTATCAATTGCAATATCATAGGGCTTTTCGATATCATCTATCTTATGCTTTAATATATCCATTTCTGATTTAGTAGAAAACATTGATAGTATATTGAATTTAACTGCATTAAAAAAGTTCATTTTGTCTCCATTTCATCTAATTTTATCCCCATTTCCTCCAATTTATCATAAAGCGTCGGACGGCTCACCTTTAACATGGCCGCGATCTTAACTCTACTTATTCCCATATCGAGATACTTTTGGATCTCTTTCTCTTTCCCCATGAGCTTATGCTCTTTATTTTTAGATCCCTCTACTCGTCCGACCGATATCCCTGCGGCTTTTTTAGATTTTATCGCCTCTTTAGTACGCATAGAGATCATATCTCGCTCGAACTCTGCAATGCTACCCAGTATGGATAACATCATTTTCCCGGCCGGATTATTATCGCTAATATCCAATCCCTCTTTTAGAAACACCATACGCACTTTATTATTGATAAGGGTTTCCGTAATAGAGGAGAGCTCTTTTACACTACGAGCTACCCGTGAGAGTTCAGTAACTATGAGAATATCCCCCTCTACCAGCGTATCAACCAAATCAAAAATCTCACGCTCTTTTTTACGGCTACTGATCGACTCACCCACATACTTATCAACATTCATACTATGCGCCAATGCCCAACGCATTATCTCGCCCATCTGATTCTCAGTATCTTGCGTCTCAGTCGATACCCGAACATAGCCCACCACTGCCATACTATCCCCTTTGTAAAATTCTAAACATCATTATAATTTTACAAACCTTAAATAATACTATTGTTTTAATATTGTATCAATAGTTTATTACTATTATTTAGTCCCATGCGCCAGTCAAATACTCATCATCGTAATCGTATAGATCAGGCTCGAACGTGCGCCCTTGGATGAATTGCAGATGATACGCCCGTGCATCGATCATATCATCGACACCGCTTTGGATATCGATGTTAAACGCGCCGAGCTGCGCTTCATAGTATCCGTTATTCGGATCACTTCGGTTATGGTAAATCTTTCGCGCCATATAGGATGGATGCAGATTCCCGATACGGATGTTTTTATTCACTCCGCCATGCCTCAGCTCTTCGATAGGAAGATAGATACCATGTTCTTTTTGGGCGACGTCGATCGTATAGAAAAAGTCGTTTTGCGCGCCGGCTTTCTCAATCCCGAACCGGATCGGGTGAAACGTCTTATAGACTCTCAGAGCATGGATCGACTTTTCAAACGGGTTCCAATGCCCTGCACTGATATCGAGATTAAATTCTCGTCCTTGACTGTCATGCCCTACCGTAAAAATACAGCTCTTATCTTTTCCGTCACTGGCCAAATCCATCGTAGTATAAACCGACAAAGAGCTGTACGGTATCTCTTCCCCATTATCGAGGATGAGTGCTTCGGGAGTATAGATTTTAACATCATGCGCGTCACGTACATTTTTAAAATGGAGATGCTTTACTTTATCGCTATAACGTATCCGCTCAAAATAGTTGTATTGCTCCCGCTTAAAGAGCATTTTCTCCTCATTTTGAGGAATACATAAGAACTCATTCGGGAACGCATTAAATAGCCCCTGCGCTTCAAACTCCATACGCATAGCTTCGAGCTTTTCACGCGGCCAGCGTGATGGCCATGCAGGGCTTCCGTCCTCTTTGTAGCACGGTATGATGATATACTTCCACTGCGGATTTTTGAGGATCTTGGAGAGTAGCTGTTCCGCGTGCATGATCGTGCCGACGATGAGCACGTCCCCATCCGGGTGCAGGGCAGGGAGTAGATCTTGGAAAAACCACTCTGCCAGTTTGTCACGCTGCGCCGCAGAGCGTACCAGCTCACGGCTTTCGATATCATCGGCAACGATAAACGTCGGACGGATATTATTATATACGTAACCGCGCGGGTCCTCTCCGGCACCGAACGCAGCGATAGCGACACGCTTTCCTCCGGTGACGATCTCGATCATGCTCTCGTTCCAAATATCCCCTTTATGGATATCGTATCCAAGCAGTTCCGCATCGATAATCATCCGCTTGATGTCACGGAGAAACGATTGCGCTTTTTTAGCGTTTTCCGAAACGATCAGGGTATAAGGCTCATGGAGCAAAAACACGCGGCTGAAAATATGGACTTTATTGAGGAGTGTCGATTTGGCAAAACCGCGAGACATTACAACCGCAGCGCGAGATCCGGCAGTATTAACAAAATCGAGGACCTGAGGGTGTATTTTTGGGGTAGCGTTTTCAAATATTCCAGGAGCGACTGATTTGGCAAGTTTGAGTTGTACGATCGGGGTCATCCGATCACGCAGAGCCTTAGGGATAACACTCATTCGAACTCAGCTTCCATAACTTCATCTTCGAGCTGTACGATTGTATTGGCGATCGCATTGAGGAAATCATCACGGCTAACTTTTGATCCGGCACCCATAAGCGCAGCACGATCCATCAGCCTATCCTCACGCCCTGAGGTAAGTGTCGCTACATCTTTGGCATACTTCGCCTCATCTGCTGTAATCCGTTTGCTGTCTTGTAGCTTTTGATAGATCGCTTTGAGTTCCCCCTCCATGATCGCATACGCAATAGAGTTTAACTCCCCGTTACGCTTAACATCCACCACCATAGCCTTAGCGACTTCAATCCCCACCGACTTTTTGATGTCATCCATCTTCTCTTCATCAGTGACTATGGAACTGGCGATTTTAAGATCGAGAAAACTTTCCCAATTAAACTTTTTACGCCACCGCTCTATCGCGCTCTTACTCGCCTCTATACTATGCTCACTCATAAGCACCTCAGAGAGACGACGATCCGATATCGTCTCAAAATCATTATCCAGCGTGGCCGATTCCAGCCACACGTCCATCGCCTTTTTTTGTTCCGGTGTCATAGTAGCGGTAGATTGGAGTTCAGACATCGATATTTTCGCTGTATTTTAATTTTAAGTATTCATCCACTAAATCACTGTATTTTGTTGAAAGTACAGAATACTTATTGATCAATTCTATTTTTTCACTCTCTAGTTCTTTGATCCGTTTTTGTAAATTTTCGATGGTATGCCCAGCTCTCATTGAGATAACATCGATCTCGATACACTCTCTAGGATGATACTCACCTATAGGCAGTTCAAAAAAATCAGTTTTACCACTCATTACGCCACTCCCTTAATCAATTCTACATATTTATAAGCTGATTCTTTTGCTGCTTCCGGGTTAGCATCAACTGCATGAGAGATTTTATTTTTCAGGGCAGCGAGCCTACCGTTACGTTTGATACCCATCTCTTTGTCGAGCATTTCGGTGATATACCCTCCGATCACTGATCCGGCACTTTGCAGTTTGTCCGATCCTGGAACGCCGTCATTGATATAAGCTAATGCATAGCGCTCTTTGATCTTTGCGTACTTTTTGAGCATTTGAGGGTTATACTCCCATAGTGCACGGATGCTCTCATTTGCATCGAATGATACATTCTGAGCGGCATATCGATCTACTGTAGATTTCCATATACGATCAGCGATCAGTTTCGTTTTGATAAAAAGCTGGTACCGTTTATGATCCACCACTTTAGGACCGATAAACGGCAAAAACTTTACCCCCGATTGCAGATCGGTAAACCGCAAACATACCGCTTTAAGATTAGCAATAGCAGATGTGATCTCATCCTCTTTATACTCACCGAGGATGGTTTGGATCATGCTAACGAGAATAATGGATTGTTGAGTAGGTGTGAGTTTCATCATTCACTCTCCAAATCAATGATCTTATGCACAACAACTAAATCACCATTTTGAAAATATAATCCATAATAAGCCCACATTTCAGGATAGGATTCAAAACCAAATTCATCAGGAAAATAATGATCGTTATCGAAAAGAGATATAAAAGCAGGTATTGTTAATGCTACTTCAAACTCTGCTTTAAATTGTTCACCTTTAATGGTAAACTCTCCCGACTTATCCCGCTTCCGTGCGGTACGTATTTTAGTGCGATCTAAAATCTTTTGATCAAATGGAGATGTAAACAATAGGACTTCATTTTTTTCAATAGGATATGAATTATAAACCTCTGATTCATCTACTGCGCACTCTTCGGCGAGAAACTCTTTTTCAATTTGACTCATCCCCGTAACCTCTTACCTAAAAATCGATTTGCACCGTAAACACTCTTGCCTCGATATACCATCTCCCCTTTATCCCAAACCTCAAAACCGCCTTTTATAGGAATTATCCGCGCCATGTCGCATCCTTAGGATTTTCTGCCTCTCGTTCGGTCGGTTCACGATCGCATTGCATGACAACTATCGGAGTATTCTCTGCAAAAATTGCATGACAGGCTTCATAGCCTATTAACCATAGTTTCATCACTTACCCCTTTAAAATTTGCACAAAAGCAAGCCCTATTAACTTCCCCAACATGGAAAAAATTCCCATTAACCCAATCACCATAAAAATAGGAAGCCAATTTTTAAATACCCAATGAATAAATACATTGAATAAATTCTTCGGATTTTCACCCCAACGTCGACGAAGTTTTTGGAAAAAATACTTCCCAATATCATAGATTGCGAATCCAGTGATCGCACAGATCATCACATATATATCTTCCATCACCCTCTCCTAAAACGGTATTTCATCTTCGTTGATATCGATCTCAGGGAGATTATTCTCCGGCATAGGTGTGCGTGTCATCGTTCCGGTTCCGGTTATTTCCCCTGCTGCGTTCTGTACCGTTACGGGGATATTCCCATAACTCGGTGCAGCATATCCGCCATCGATGTATCCTCCCTCATTACTCTGAGGTTTTGGAGCAGACCATACCACATCATGAGAGTATGGAAGCGTCTCACCCTCTTTTGGTTTAGAGACATATACCGCAATATTGATTTTACCGCCTGGAGCGAGAGGGTGCTCGATATGCCCACCCTTATACTCCAAACCGCTCTCTTTACCGACCTTATTCCACAATGCACCCACACGTGCCGAGGGATACGGATATTTTGATTTTTGAGGAGCACGGTACCAAATTACATAATCGGGTTCGTTCTCGTTGCGCTTTGTCTCAGGTTTTACGTGCTGTATCGTAAACGTCGCACTCTCCATCATCGGAGGACGGATCACCATCTCCAAATACTTCACTTGTTTTTTAGTAGTTTTGTCCTCAAAACTCTGCATTGATATGTGTCCGATTGTCATTTACTCTCCCCTATGATTGAATTTAAAACAATTTCCGAAAGTTCACCAGGTGTCATATCCGCACCCTCTTTCGCCCATTTCACAATACTGTCTCTATCGTTAGCGATTATCTCTTCATATAATCCGAATATCATGTCATTAGCAGATATCATATTGGTAAAATAAATTGCATTTACCAAATTATTTTTTGTTTCATTGTTATGATCGATACGATCATTAAAATCCGGAAATACCCCGGTAATTATTCTTTCCATCGTGGTTTTTCCTGACGGACTAACCCCTCTAAACTTAATAGTGCTTCCCGGTATGTTTTTACCGACGAAAAATTGCAATGTTGCTTGTGATCCCTTATCCGGTAACACCTGATCTAAAAACTCCTGAAACTGCATTACTCTCCCCCTTTTTGTATAGTTTCCATCACACCCATCTCTAACCCGTTAATCGATATCTTGATATCGCTTTGGATCGAGAAACCGACCAAACATTTCAGCGGTTTAGATTCTTTCCAGTTCGGTATCAGTCCATCCCCTGCCGCATATCCTTTTGTTACGCTGACCGCATGAACCCGCTGAGTCGATATCTTGGTTTTGAGTTTCTCCGCGAGTTTGCTGGAGAAATTACGCTGCTGTATCGGTTTGATCCCTGCCTCTTTCGCCCATTCGCAATAATGCTGATAGATGAACTGAGTCGGGATCTTGATATTTTCATTGTAGATCAGTACGATATCATGGAGCTGACGAGCCATATCCGCTCTATCCGGTTTACCGCCCTCCCAAACGCCGAAGCACTCTTTGATATACGCATAGATCTGATCCGTCTCTACACGGTAATCCTCCATGCTCTCATCGATGATGCTCGATTTCGTAAACTTGTTATTGTTCTTGACAAAACGGAGCATCCCCTCGATAGCCCAGTTGAGAACTCCGGGGAGTTCATTCTCCACGATCTTATGGACGAGATTAACATCCTGCTGAGATTCGGGGATCGACTGATCGAACGGTACGAGGATCATACGACGCGTAAGCGCATCGTTCATCCCGCCACCCTTTAGCTTCTCATTCCCGGCCATGATACACTTCGGCGGTTTTTTGAGGACGTAGGATTTATCAAACTTCGGATTGACTTGCAGCTCTTCCCCGACCGATATTTTCTTGATGTTCGATATCTGACCCTGATTGAGGATTACGTTGCTCTCCAGCTCCGTAGAGAGATTGAGGATCTTTCCGTTCAGCGCATCGAGTTCATGCCCGTGCATATTGAGCACTTCGAGATTGCTGACGCTGTTAGGATCGAGCAGCGCTTTGATGATATCGATCAGCGTCGATTTACCGTTACCCCCCGACCCGTACAAAAAGAGAAACTTTTGCACATACTTCGGCAAAAAGATATACCCGATATACTCCGCCAGGATCATCTGTATCCCCTCATCCGGTACAGCAGCATCCAAAAACTTTTTAAATAACGGTATCTTCGCATCCGGATCATACGCGAACGGCAGCACATACGTCATACCGTCCCCCTCGTCATGGTTCTTATGGGTGATGTTTCCGTTCGGATCGATCACGATCATCCCGTTTTGATGATTGATAACGGCGAACTTCTCCCATCGATCACGCAGATCGTTGATATGATACGCATTAGAGAGTATCCCCGCGCGTGCCGGTGATTTAAAGCTCGTTTCGTTGTAGCGCTGTTTGATGTTCACTTTCGAGAGTTTCAAAAAATCGTTAAAGGTATTCTCGAACTGATACGCTTCCACCCGTGCATAGTGAGTACCGCACCAGTACAGATACTCATTCCCCAGCTTCCCGAACCGCA
The sequence above is a segment of the Sulfuricurvum sp. genome. Coding sequences within it:
- a CDS encoding replication initiation protein, with the protein product MSGKLYKHNPVIRGHMTDASDPSVSEENQKIITLDAFEIDLFNAIYYFSQQSLWNRDPDMVDYEVVTLRYSNVKKFLGIRSNDFKTMVIAALSRLLTTEIVFKSYTYESGRTVHNLHVTAISHFAEEVNLDSDAFEVHINPIMSRAIAQHQNNFTIIDMRKTRRLTSKYAKRLYEWLSSMKQLNKKISVDLDTMNTLLGMEESDFKRANKIIKNSYPQLFELLNFEYKYDRTSKKIIFTFNTKTEEEKGE
- a CDS encoding recombinase family protein, with the translated sequence MAVVGYVRVSTETQDTENQMGEIMRWALAHSMNVDKYVGESISSRKKEREIFDLVDTLVEGDILIVTELSRVARSVKELSSITETLINNKVRMVFLKEGLDISDNNPAGKMMLSILGSIAEFERDMISMRTKEAIKSKKAAGISVGRVEGSKNKEHKLMGKEKEIQKYLDMGISRVKIAAMLKVSRPTLYDKLEEMGIKLDEMETK
- a CDS encoding DUF736 family protein, giving the protein MTIGHISMQSFEDKTTKKQVKYLEMVIRPPMMESATFTIQHVKPETKRNENEPDYVIWYRAPQKSKYPYPSARVGALWNKVGKESGLEYKGGHIEHPLAPGGKINIAVYVSKPKEGETLPYSHDVVWSAPKPQSNEGGYIDGGYAAPSYGNIPVTVQNAAGEITGTGTMTRTPMPENNLPEIDINEDEIPF
- a CDS encoding phage/plasmid primase, P4 family is translated as MSEQTEQQRIYQERQKAYRYAQVINEQSSEEVMAKVRTKWEKAQKALQWVLENKPNEVKKSFPFLFGAAKEIADEALAFIGWCDPHESIAIYNHHEDVFHYEKVREKFAYHKNEDGSFATDPETGKWIIVGRRSGDKWITGKGERVGHPFPISLFHHVDNFGTIIVCEGEKDALNLNLYGVPALTLGAAGIGWVGESLELLRGRDVVLWFDNDRAGRDGTLGRDLGDGKRSRGRFEEIKAVAASLTLVDWSMLDPEAENKADATDYLLKVGNIGPDALIQKLKYCAFRPRVSRSWNDVAMLMAQNVTPLRSERDTELAFMLERFVDAIKSDKESGAYPKLVERANELINKDEAKAETMRLSRLPSPKPEDLEELKKWEIAQAKAEKVFHDAIEDTVLLKYFNRTILGDLRKHVTSDVVLHWEESFENIGVRFGKLGNEYLYWCGTHYARVEAYQFENTFNDFLKLSKVNIKQRYNETSFKSPARAGILSNAYHINDLRDRWEKFAVINHQNGMIVIDPNGNITHKNHDEGDGMTYVLPFAYDPDAKIPLFKKFLDAAVPDEGIQMILAEYIGYIFLPKYVQKFLFLYGSGGNGKSTLIDIIKALLDPNSVSNLEVLNMHGHELDALNGKILNLSTELESNVILNQGQISNIKKISVGEELQVNPKFDKSYVLKKPPKCIMAGNEKLKGGGMNDALTRRMILVPFDQSIPESQQDVNLVHKIVENELPGVLNWAIEGMLRFVKNNNKFTKSSIIDESMEDYRVETDQIYAYIKECFGVWEGGKPDRADMARQLHDIVLIYNENIKIPTQFIYQHYCEWAKEAGIKPIQQRNFSSKLAEKLKTKISTQRVHAVSVTKGYAAGDGLIPNWKESKPLKCLVGFSIQSDIKISINGLEMGVMETIQKGGE